From Halotia branconii CENA392, the proteins below share one genomic window:
- a CDS encoding nuclear transport factor 2 family protein produces MTMTSEILAANTAFYRAFEKKDIEAMSAVWSQGTGSFCIHPGRNVIRGWKDIRISWEQIFKSTAYIEINTDIITTEVSDRTGYVVLRENLLQVIGGKKMEAQSMATNIFQLLGGKWYLVHHHGSPIMR; encoded by the coding sequence ATTACCATGACATCTGAAATTTTAGCCGCTAATACAGCTTTTTATCGAGCTTTTGAAAAAAAAGATATTGAGGCTATGAGTGCTGTATGGTCACAAGGAACTGGTAGTTTTTGTATTCATCCAGGACGTAATGTCATACGAGGTTGGAAAGATATTCGTATTTCTTGGGAACAGATATTTAAAAGTACCGCTTACATAGAAATTAACACCGATATAATTACTACAGAAGTAAGCGATCGCACTGGTTATGTGGTACTAAGAGAAAATCTATTGCAAGTCATTGGGGGTAAAAAGATGGAAGCACAATCAATGGCGACGAATATATTTCAACTTTTGGGGGGTAAGTGGTATTTGGTTCATCATCATGGTAGTCCAATTATGCGGTAA
- a CDS encoding FitA-like ribbon-helix-helix domain-containing protein: MAQILVENLDPLILQRLETLAKQHGRSLQEELKYILQQATEKQTHYHSGGDMEKAREALARAQVRYAGKTFSDSTELIREDRER, translated from the coding sequence ATGGCTCAAATCTTAGTGGAAAATTTAGACCCCTTGATTCTTCAAAGATTAGAAACTCTTGCCAAACAACACGGTAGATCTTTGCAAGAGGAATTAAAATATATTCTGCAACAAGCAACTGAAAAACAAACACACTACCACAGTGGCGGCGATATGGAAAAAGCTAGAGAAGCATTAGCACGCGCTCAGGTAAGATATGCAGGAAAAACTTTCAGTGATAGTACTGAACTCATCCGTGAGGATAGAGAACGGTGA
- the psbP gene encoding photosystem II reaction center PsbP: MWKQIALTLLLVLSLCLSNPGVAAASGFNSFVDTTDGYEFLYPNGWLQVKVANGPDVVFHDLIEVSENVSVVISAVPDDKTLTELGTPTEVGYKLGKAALAPPDSGRSAELVNAVKKESDGKTYYILEYLVKLPNREQRHNVANVAVSRGKLFTFNASIPERRWQRVQRMMEEVVNSFSVY; this comes from the coding sequence ATGTGGAAACAAATTGCGTTGACTTTGCTATTAGTGTTAAGCCTCTGCTTGAGTAATCCTGGTGTCGCTGCTGCGTCTGGATTTAATAGCTTTGTAGATACTACTGATGGCTATGAGTTTTTATACCCTAATGGCTGGTTACAGGTAAAAGTTGCCAACGGCCCCGATGTGGTGTTCCACGATTTAATTGAGGTATCTGAAAATGTGTCTGTGGTTATTAGTGCTGTTCCAGATGACAAAACTTTGACAGAACTAGGAACACCAACAGAAGTAGGATATAAGCTGGGAAAAGCTGCTCTTGCTCCTCCTGACTCTGGTCGCTCAGCTGAATTAGTCAACGCTGTAAAGAAAGAATCTGATGGTAAAACCTATTACATTCTGGAGTATTTGGTGAAACTTCCCAACCGGGAACAACGACACAATGTAGCTAACGTCGCTGTCAGCCGTGGTAAACTTTTCACCTTCAACGCCTCAATTCCTGAGAGACGTTGGCAGAGAGTCCAACGGATGATGGAAGAGGTTGTAAATTCTTTTTCAGTGTATTAG
- a CDS encoding Maf family protein, whose translation MVIPPFVLASASPARRRLLQTVGIEPIVKPSDFDESQIQLSEPAQLVQILAQRKAETVVTQFESALIMGCDSVLALNGEIYGKPADACDAIARWQLMQGNFGDLYTGHVLIDTLQNQTLVKCQVTRVYFAQMSDRAIQAYVATGEPLNCAGAFALEGFGSLFVEKITGCHSNVIGLSLPLLRQMLAELGYDVTDYWQ comes from the coding sequence ATGGTCATTCCACCTTTTGTACTTGCTTCTGCTTCCCCAGCGCGACGACGCTTGCTACAAACTGTTGGTATTGAGCCGATAGTTAAACCTAGTGATTTTGATGAGTCACAAATTCAACTTAGTGAACCTGCACAGTTGGTGCAAATTTTAGCCCAACGCAAAGCTGAAACTGTAGTTACCCAGTTTGAATCAGCTTTGATTATGGGTTGTGATTCAGTTTTGGCTCTTAATGGTGAGATTTATGGTAAACCAGCGGATGCTTGTGATGCGATCGCCCGCTGGCAGTTGATGCAAGGTAACTTTGGCGATCTTTATACAGGTCATGTGTTAATTGACACTTTGCAAAACCAGACTTTAGTCAAGTGTCAAGTGACAAGAGTTTACTTTGCTCAAATGAGCGATCGCGCGATTCAAGCTTATGTCGCTACAGGTGAACCCCTCAATTGTGCTGGTGCTTTTGCTCTTGAAGGTTTTGGCAGCTTATTTGTAGAAAAAATTACAGGTTGTCACAGCAACGTGATTGGACTCAGTTTACCCTTACTGCGGCAAATGTTGGCAGAACTGGGATACGATGTCACTGATTATTGGCAGTAG
- a CDS encoding peptidoglycan-binding protein, whose amino-acid sequence MRQCYSSVLIFTCFTCLGFYPSRASIANPNLLPLTIAQASSKVPTQSGVLKLGSQGLDVKVLQTQLQKLGYYSGSVDGKYTPSTQTAVAKFQKAKNLKRVDGIADLATKRNLRAAMAAKFQPVNSLVIDPFTPTPQPTASITPQPAQKGFIWWSLFGLGILGSIGAFLFLMKWFRQQKQVQQLPTSEMKALSPAKEDFVTPPLQKLHNIPIQQENTASVINPETAKASTPTTLLPLEKTSRIPKVNVVEELIQDLRSNDPKKRRKAIWSLSQQGDSRAIQPLVNLMVDADSQERSLILAALAEINVRILKPLNRALAISMQDESPQVRQNAIRDLTRVYDMMSQMNQLLSHALEDPDAEVQSTAKYALNQMNKMRGLLTQPSLPEATETDIWQDDEIS is encoded by the coding sequence ATGAGGCAATGCTATTCCTCAGTTTTAATATTTACCTGTTTTACTTGCCTGGGATTTTACCCAAGTCGCGCAAGCATAGCTAACCCTAACTTATTACCGCTAACAATTGCCCAAGCTAGTTCTAAAGTACCTACCCAGTCAGGTGTCCTTAAACTTGGTAGTCAAGGTTTAGATGTAAAAGTGCTGCAAACTCAATTGCAGAAATTAGGATACTACAGTGGCTCAGTAGATGGAAAATACACTCCAAGTACACAAACTGCTGTAGCTAAATTTCAAAAAGCCAAGAATTTAAAAAGAGTAGATGGCATAGCAGATTTAGCGACTAAACGCAATCTACGAGCAGCTATGGCAGCAAAATTTCAGCCTGTCAACTCTTTGGTAATTGACCCTTTTACCCCAACGCCCCAACCAACTGCCAGTATTACACCCCAACCAGCTCAAAAAGGCTTTATCTGGTGGTCTTTGTTTGGCTTAGGAATTTTAGGAAGTATTGGCGCATTCTTGTTTTTGATGAAATGGTTTCGTCAGCAAAAACAAGTACAACAATTGCCAACTTCAGAAATGAAAGCTTTAAGTCCAGCAAAAGAAGACTTTGTGACACCGCCTTTACAAAAGTTGCACAACATACCAATTCAACAGGAAAATACTGCATCTGTGATCAATCCAGAAACAGCAAAAGCATCAACTCCTACAACACTACTGCCACTAGAAAAAACTTCTCGCATACCTAAAGTCAATGTCGTTGAAGAGTTGATTCAGGATTTACGCAGTAATGATCCTAAAAAGCGGCGTAAGGCTATTTGGAGCTTGAGTCAACAAGGAGATTCGCGGGCGATTCAGCCACTGGTAAATTTGATGGTTGATGCAGACTCTCAAGAACGTAGTTTAATTTTGGCAGCTTTAGCAGAAATCAACGTTCGTATACTCAAACCGTTAAACCGGGCTTTAGCAATTTCAATGCAAGACGAAAGTCCACAAGTGCGGCAAAATGCTATTCGTGATCTGACTCGCGTGTATGACATGATGAGTCAAATGAACCAACTTTTGAGCCACGCCCTAGAAGACCCAGATGCTGAAGTGCAATCAACAGCAAAGTATGCTCTAAATCAGATGAATAAAATGCGTGGTTTGCTGACTCAACCAAGTCTACCGGAAGCTACTGAAACAGATATCTGGCAAGATGACGAAATCAGCTAA
- a CDS encoding glycogen debranching protein, translating into MTIWVNEQIDPSGMIHACIACCDESQAKDCHESFQQNLTEIQKSTGWVAQLRTVNSWDEVPVNALKLD; encoded by the coding sequence ATGACCATTTGGGTAAATGAGCAAATTGATCCGTCTGGCATGATTCATGCCTGTATTGCCTGTTGTGATGAGTCTCAAGCCAAAGATTGTCATGAATCTTTTCAACAAAATCTGACTGAAATTCAAAAATCAACTGGTTGGGTAGCACAATTGCGGACAGTCAATTCTTGGGATGAAGTTCCTGTTAATGCTTTAAAACTTGATTGA
- a CDS encoding Rieske 2Fe-2S domain-containing protein, with the protein MKSILPGAPWLIAHRSMLKVNKPHKITLNSQDYVLWQNQKGEIFALNNICPHMQAPLSSGWICQERDTITCPFHALEFDGKGRLYHNDKQDNQPIAKPLEIIVSNDCIWTYGGFEPRLPIPDLYEKIADNYELIGVTGEKSIQGDFLSNLMVNYDYNHQNGTHKEMFKITYCNVTSFEEKGYYAKVEQELKRSKNTLKEIIKNPVLGIFPKKLNNTLEYAFPSTTVFFAKTPIAEIAQTHVLYPETEKSTKTFILMYAKLNNPIMKLLFKNSFLQAGATVIEQDTGAVESLYPRQKPQIRLPNEEIMFYAERLYRDW; encoded by the coding sequence ATGAAATCAATTTTACCTGGCGCACCTTGGTTAATTGCTCACAGATCAATGCTGAAAGTAAATAAACCCCATAAAATCACTTTAAATAGTCAAGATTATGTACTTTGGCAAAACCAAAAAGGTGAAATATTTGCTCTGAATAATATTTGTCCACACATGCAAGCCCCTTTATCATCGGGGTGGATTTGCCAAGAAAGAGATACTATTACTTGCCCTTTTCATGCATTAGAGTTTGATGGCAAAGGTAGACTTTATCACAACGATAAACAAGATAACCAGCCAATTGCTAAACCGTTAGAAATAATTGTTAGTAATGATTGTATTTGGACTTATGGCGGCTTTGAGCCAAGATTACCCATTCCAGATTTGTATGAGAAAATTGCAGATAACTACGAATTAATTGGAGTAACTGGAGAAAAGAGTATTCAGGGTGATTTTTTAAGTAACCTAATGGTTAACTATGACTACAATCACCAAAACGGTACTCATAAAGAAATGTTTAAAATCACATATTGTAATGTCACGTCTTTTGAAGAAAAAGGATACTATGCCAAAGTCGAACAAGAATTAAAACGCTCTAAAAACACATTAAAAGAAATTATCAAAAACCCTGTTTTGGGTATATTTCCTAAAAAACTTAATAACACGCTCGAATACGCTTTTCCTTCAACTACAGTTTTTTTTGCCAAAACACCAATTGCTGAAATTGCTCAGACTCATGTTCTTTATCCAGAAACGGAAAAAAGCACCAAAACTTTTATTTTGATGTATGCCAAACTTAATAATCCTATAATGAAATTACTGTTTAAAAATTCATTTTTACAAGCCGGAGCCACTGTTATCGAACAAGATACAGGTGCAGTTGAAAGTTTATATCCTCGGCAAAAACCCCAAATTAGATTACCAAATGAAGAAATTATGTTTTATGCAGAAAGACTATACCGTGATTGGTAA
- a CDS encoding type II toxin-antitoxin system VapC family toxin — translation MSRYVLDASVAIKWFVPEIHSDAARLLLANNHIFLVPDFFFAEVANVFWKRVHRGEDTAENARQTLADLNAIPVEICLS, via the coding sequence GTGAGCCGATATGTTTTAGATGCCAGTGTTGCTATAAAATGGTTTGTTCCTGAAATCCACTCTGATGCAGCTAGGCTTCTACTGGCAAATAATCATATTTTTTTAGTTCCAGATTTTTTTTTCGCAGAAGTAGCAAATGTTTTTTGGAAACGAGTACATCGCGGCGAAGATACTGCTGAGAATGCAAGACAAACTTTGGCAGATTTAAATGCAATTCCTGTAGAAATTTGCTTATCTTAG
- a CDS encoding DMT family transporter, with the protein MQLKLSAFRLPFAPLLLIAPFFLWGTAMVAMKGVIPHTTPLFMAGVRLLPAGVLILIVAALMDRSQPQGWAAWLWITLFALVDGTLFQGFLAEGLVRTSAGLGSVMIDSQPLAVALLSLWLFQEHIGFWGWLGLGLGVTGISLIGLPDEWILHFFDSGVNATVGNWQDLFASGEWLMLLAALSMAVGTVLIRFVCKYTDPVTATGWHMIIGGLPLWGISSVLESQQWQNLVAADWIALSYATIFGSAIAYGLFFYFASSGSLTSLSSLTFLTPVFALLFGNLFLSEVLSSLQWTGVFLTLISIYLINQRDTLSGKQNIASVEENTTTQQPTVLEASAKKSNPVTLSLRESEPEISP; encoded by the coding sequence ATGCAACTGAAACTCAGTGCATTCCGACTTCCCTTCGCACCCCTACTATTAATTGCCCCCTTTTTCCTGTGGGGAACGGCAATGGTAGCGATGAAAGGAGTAATACCCCACACCACACCCTTATTTATGGCAGGTGTCCGCCTGTTGCCAGCGGGTGTATTAATTCTGATTGTAGCCGCATTAATGGATAGATCCCAGCCTCAGGGTTGGGCTGCATGGTTGTGGATTACCTTATTTGCCTTGGTAGATGGAACGCTGTTTCAAGGCTTTTTGGCTGAGGGATTAGTGAGAACCAGTGCTGGATTAGGTTCAGTGATGATTGATTCTCAACCCTTGGCTGTGGCTTTGCTGTCGTTGTGGCTATTTCAAGAACACATCGGTTTTTGGGGATGGCTGGGGTTAGGATTGGGAGTCACAGGTATTAGTTTAATTGGCTTACCAGATGAGTGGATTTTGCATTTTTTCGACTCAGGTGTAAATGCCACAGTAGGCAACTGGCAAGATTTATTTGCTAGTGGTGAATGGTTAATGCTGTTAGCGGCGCTATCAATGGCAGTGGGAACAGTTTTAATCCGGTTTGTATGCAAATATACAGATCCTGTAACAGCTACAGGATGGCACATGATTATTGGCGGATTGCCATTATGGGGAATCTCATCAGTTTTAGAGTCGCAGCAATGGCAAAATCTCGTAGCTGCTGATTGGATAGCTTTGAGTTATGCGACAATCTTTGGTAGTGCGATCGCCTACGGATTATTTTTCTATTTTGCCTCTAGTGGTAGTCTTACTAGTCTCAGTTCTCTGACCTTCCTTACACCAGTTTTTGCCCTACTATTTGGCAATCTCTTCCTCAGCGAAGTACTTAGTTCGTTACAGTGGACGGGAGTTTTCTTGACTTTAATTAGTATCTATCTCATCAATCAGCGTGATACTTTGTCAGGAAAGCAAAACATAGCGAGTGTCGAGGAAAACACAACTACACAGCAGCCAACAGTTTTAGAAGCATCTGCTAAAAAGTCAAACCCCGTAACCTTATCGTTAAGAGAATCAGAACCAGAAATCTCACCCTAA
- a CDS encoding type II toxin-antitoxin system VapC family toxin, with the protein MSRYILDASIAIKWFVPEVHSDAARRLLASNHTFFVPDFFFAEIANVLWKRVRRGEDKADNAKQTLADRHAATCP; encoded by the coding sequence GTGAGCCGATATATTTTAGATGCGAGTATTGCCATAAAATGGTTTGTGCCTGAAGTTCACTCTGATGCAGCTAGGCGTTTACTAGCAAGTAACCATACTTTTTTTGTGCCAGACTTTTTCTTTGCAGAAATAGCAAATGTCTTGTGGAAACGAGTACGTCGCGGCGAAGATAAGGCAGATAATGCAAAGCAAACTTTGGCAGATAGACACGCAGCTACTTGTCCTTAG
- a CDS encoding type II toxin-antitoxin system VapC family toxin: MPLALDIALQSDRAVYDSLYLAVAVTQQCQIVTADEKFYNALQNTTYVNNLLWVENI, from the coding sequence ATGCCGCTTGCTTTAGATATTGCCCTCCAGAGCGATCGCGCAGTGTATGACAGTTTATACTTAGCTGTTGCTGTAACGCAACAATGCCAAATAGTGACAGCAGATGAAAAATTTTACAATGCATTGCAAAACACTACTTACGTCAATAATCTGCTGTGGGTGGAGAATATTTAA
- a CDS encoding FitA-like ribbon-helix-helix domain-containing protein has translation MAQILIKNLDPLILEKLETLAKQHGRSLQDELKHILQQASEVGIHYHTGSDMEKAREAVARVQIRYAGKTLSDSTELIHEDRER, from the coding sequence ATGGCTCAAATCCTCATTAAGAATTTAGATCCCTTAATTCTAGAAAAGTTAGAAACTCTCGCTAAACAACACGGAAGATCTTTGCAAGACGAATTAAAACACATCCTGCAACAAGCTAGCGAAGTAGGGATACATTACCACACTGGCAGCGATATGGAAAAAGCTAGAGAAGCAGTAGCACGCGTTCAGATAAGATATGCAGGCAAAACTCTCAGTGACAGTACCGAACTCATCCACGAGGATAGAGAACGGTGA
- a CDS encoding TetR/AcrR family transcriptional regulator, translated as MGRSIQSKLSSKKPRQVRDAEATKKQILDAAEAEFAKNGLNGARTEAIAKGAGVTTAMIYYYFESKEGLYQAVLQRPALEMHEGFEQLNLDQFPPEEALKILVKEAIAYEAAHPYRGMLWFQEANQNQGKYFKLGNWQENFAYLIKILERGMLEGCFRQIDPFLTTLHIIGICNLYFNAYENIKHTRPDLQLLSPEMIEQHTQAAINFILAGVRNNSNAVRNS; from the coding sequence GTGGGTCGTTCAATACAGTCAAAACTCTCATCTAAAAAACCGCGTCAGGTGCGTGATGCGGAGGCGACGAAAAAACAGATTTTGGATGCAGCAGAAGCAGAGTTCGCCAAAAATGGATTAAATGGGGCGCGAACAGAGGCGATCGCCAAAGGTGCAGGTGTCACCACAGCAATGATTTACTACTACTTCGAGAGCAAGGAAGGATTATATCAAGCTGTTTTGCAACGTCCGGCGCTGGAAATGCACGAGGGGTTTGAGCAGCTAAATCTAGATCAGTTTCCACCAGAAGAAGCCTTAAAGATATTGGTAAAAGAAGCGATCGCCTACGAAGCAGCTCATCCGTACCGAGGAATGCTTTGGTTTCAAGAAGCCAACCAAAATCAGGGAAAGTATTTTAAATTAGGGAATTGGCAAGAAAATTTTGCCTATCTCATCAAAATTTTAGAGCGAGGTATGTTAGAGGGCTGTTTTCGTCAAATTGATCCGTTTCTTACCACTCTCCATATTATTGGGATTTGTAACTTATACTTCAATGCTTACGAAAACATCAAACATACTAGACCTGATTTGCAACTATTGAGTCCAGAAATGATTGAGCAGCATACTCAAGCAGCGATTAATTTCATTTTGGCTGGAGTCCGAAATAATAGTAACGCTGTGCGTAATTCGTAA
- a CDS encoding type II toxin-antitoxin system VapC family toxin: protein MNRNKTYIDSGVLITAFRGIHSTSIRANSILNDVNREFVSSQFVKLEVLPKAIYNQQKDETEFYETFFSAISYWATDSEQITQDAYQLACIHGLAAIDALHVAAALSLKADELITTEKSTKPMHRVTAIQIILIY from the coding sequence GTGAATCGTAATAAGACTTACATCGACTCTGGGGTTCTCATCACTGCTTTTAGGGGTATTCACTCAACCAGCATTCGAGCAAATAGCATTCTCAATGACGTAAATCGGGAATTTGTGTCGAGCCAATTTGTCAAGTTAGAAGTACTGCCCAAAGCAATTTATAACCAACAGAAAGATGAAACAGAGTTTTACGAAACTTTCTTTAGCGCTATTAGCTATTGGGCAACAGACTCGGAGCAAATTACACAAGATGCTTATCAACTTGCCTGTATCCACGGTTTAGCTGCGATAGATGCACTTCATGTTGCCGCTGCCCTCTCGCTCAAGGCTGATGAATTGATTACTACTGAAAAGTCAACCAAACCAATGCATCGAGTTACAGCTATTCAAATTATCTTAATATACTAG
- a CDS encoding Uma2 family endonuclease — MTYATNPATDELTPFPDHTQLPESDGRFVSQSLAGASPVVRTGAKNWQEHPQSILLTDSITPVLKQLHPDGQYCIGQDLGIYWRLTDPPEKGAEAPDWFYAGNVPPLLDGQTRRSYVFWREHIAPLIALEFVSGDGREERDKTPWKGKFWIYEQVIRPPFYGIYEVNKASVEVYEFIGGQYQLLPTNERGHYPITPLGVELGIWQGEYQNAELPWLRWWDLQGNLLLTGEERAEQERQKNERLTAQLRALGVEPEA, encoded by the coding sequence ATGACCTATGCAACCAATCCAGCAACCGACGAACTTACCCCTTTTCCAGATCATACGCAGCTACCAGAGTCGGATGGTAGATTTGTAAGCCAGTCGCTTGCGGGGGCATCCCCCGTTGTGCGAACTGGCGCGAAAAATTGGCAAGAACATCCGCAAAGCATTTTACTAACTGACTCAATCACCCCTGTCTTAAAGCAATTACATCCTGATGGTCAATATTGTATCGGTCAGGACTTAGGGATTTACTGGCGCTTAACTGATCCCCCGGAGAAAGGCGCAGAAGCACCAGATTGGTTCTATGCAGGAAATGTACCGCCCTTACTTGATGGACAAACGCGACGTTCCTATGTATTTTGGCGAGAACACATCGCCCCATTGATTGCTTTGGAGTTTGTTTCTGGAGATGGTAGGGAAGAACGAGATAAAACTCCTTGGAAGGGGAAATTTTGGATTTATGAGCAGGTGATTCGTCCTCCTTTTTATGGCATTTATGAAGTCAACAAAGCCAGTGTGGAAGTTTATGAATTTATTGGCGGACAATATCAGCTGTTACCAACAAATGAGCGCGGGCATTATCCTATCACACCTTTGGGAGTTGAGTTAGGCATTTGGCAAGGAGAATATCAGAATGCAGAACTGCCTTGGTTACGCTGGTGGGATTTGCAAGGTAACTTATTGTTGACTGGTGAGGAAAGAGCCGAACAAGAACGTCAAAAAAATGAACGCCTGACAGCACAATTGCGCGCTCTCGGCGTTGAACCAGAAGCCTAA
- a CDS encoding serine/threonine protein kinase produces MQVAEPFKEGEHWCLVMEYVNEVSLADLRPPTLSEPDALHYIQQIGEALIVVHENELIHRDVHPGNILLRNREGQLEAVLIDFGLALDFDHILTTSRTKETSDGFTPPELYARNTITRACSDIYSLAATLYKLLTGRTPVDAVKRKVDGEHLVSPKEWNPQISDRTNHAILAGMKLVPKERPQSMREWLDLLGLTAETPQLVTTIPPQPSPINWTNVIAAIAAFGGLLAGIGAMAGWFNLSPSHSPPSVSPSPSSTKTP; encoded by the coding sequence GTGCAGGTTGCCGAACCTTTCAAAGAAGGAGAGCATTGGTGTTTGGTAATGGAGTATGTAAATGAAGTGAGTTTGGCTGACTTGCGTCCACCAACACTTTCAGAACCAGATGCACTACATTACATTCAGCAAATTGGAGAAGCGCTGATAGTTGTACATGAAAATGAATTGATTCATCGAGATGTGCATCCGGGAAATATCTTGTTACGGAATCGAGAAGGACAGCTAGAAGCAGTACTAATCGATTTTGGTTTAGCTCTGGACTTTGACCATATTTTAACTACAAGCCGAACCAAGGAAACGTCTGATGGATTTACGCCTCCTGAACTTTACGCTAGAAATACTATAACTCGTGCGTGTAGTGATATTTATTCACTAGCAGCTACTCTGTATAAACTTCTGACGGGGAGAACACCTGTGGATGCAGTCAAGCGCAAAGTGGACGGTGAACATTTAGTGTCTCCAAAAGAATGGAATCCTCAGATTAGCGATCGCACAAACCACGCAATTTTAGCAGGTATGAAGCTAGTACCAAAAGAGCGCCCTCAATCAATGCGGGAATGGCTTGATTTATTGGGATTAACTGCGGAAACTCCTCAGCTTGTGACAACTATACCCCCTCAGCCCAGCCCAATCAATTGGACAAATGTTATAGCTGCGATCGCTGCTTTTGGAGGTCTACTTGCAGGTATCGGAGCTATGGCTGGCTGGTTCAATCTCTCTCCGTCTCATAGTCCACCCTCAGTATCTCCTAGTCCATCATCTACCAAAACACCGTAG
- a CDS encoding serine/threonine protein kinase has product MPWIARQQLQSGKYVIDTVLGQGGFGITYKALHVELNRPVVVKTPNEYLSHDPEYDKYIERFIEEGRILARLSQDPHPHIVGVIDLFKESATYCLVMDFVEGENLFEAVRRRGALPEAEILPCICQIGEALSVVHQAGLVHRDAHPGNIMLRRNGKAVLIDFGIAKELLPQTLSSKGIAGNEWFAPYEQMVRESRGSRKPTVDVYCVAATLYYAVTGQRPTTSLARKLNNDFLKSPKHINPIISDELNQAILKGMALEAKDRPQSMQAWLAMLEAPKTTPPPPVESVHRKEVVLSKAKPNSEVILGEPATKLPRIIPWGWLIGVLLSYLLIACLLSESNAPYIVWALVVAVALTWAGFMAMTSAWALFLALAGVWAWTVAYFVSFVGAVALAKAVDWARFMDWAGLIAWEWSAAWIVAWVVAVAGDKLLKSFSKFDACLILAVTSGVGLGLEWLLR; this is encoded by the coding sequence ATGCCCTGGATAGCAAGACAACAATTGCAAAGTGGCAAATATGTAATTGATACAGTCCTGGGACAAGGGGGATTTGGCATTACTTATAAGGCATTGCATGTTGAGCTAAATCGCCCAGTTGTAGTTAAAACACCTAATGAATATCTCAGCCATGATCCAGAGTATGACAAGTACATAGAGAGATTTATTGAAGAAGGGCGAATATTAGCACGATTATCTCAAGACCCTCATCCTCACATTGTTGGAGTAATTGACCTATTTAAAGAAAGTGCTACCTACTGCTTGGTAATGGACTTTGTTGAGGGAGAAAATTTATTTGAAGCGGTGAGGCGTAGGGGGGCTTTACCAGAAGCGGAGATTTTACCTTGCATTTGCCAGATTGGAGAAGCTTTAAGTGTAGTGCATCAAGCAGGGTTAGTACACCGAGATGCCCACCCTGGAAACATTATGTTGCGGAGAAATGGCAAAGCGGTTTTAATTGACTTTGGAATCGCTAAAGAACTGTTGCCTCAAACTTTGAGTTCAAAGGGAATTGCAGGTAATGAATGGTTTGCGCCTTATGAACAGATGGTTAGGGAAAGTCGGGGAAGTCGGAAACCAACGGTTGATGTTTACTGTGTGGCTGCTACACTCTATTATGCAGTAACAGGTCAACGCCCTACAACTTCGCTGGCTCGCAAGCTCAATAATGATTTCTTGAAATCACCTAAACATATTAATCCGATCATTAGCGATGAATTAAATCAAGCAATTCTTAAGGGTATGGCGCTGGAGGCAAAAGACCGCCCTCAGTCAATGCAGGCATGGTTGGCAATGTTAGAAGCACCAAAAACAACACCTCCACCACCTGTTGAGTCAGTTCATAGAAAAGAAGTTGTTCTTTCCAAAGCCAAGCCAAACTCAGAGGTAATTCTAGGTGAACCAGCTACTAAATTACCTAGAATTATTCCCTGGGGCTGGTTAATTGGTGTATTATTAAGCTACCTATTGATAGCCTGCTTGTTAAGTGAGTCTAACGCTCCGTACATAGTTTGGGCTTTGGTTGTGGCTGTGGCTTTGACTTGGGCTGGGTTTATGGCTATGACTAGCGCATGGGCTTTGTTTCTAGCTTTGGCTGGGGTTTGGGCTTGGACTGTGGCTTACTTTGTGTCTTTTGTTGGGGCTGTGGCTTTGGCTAAGGCTGTGGATTGGGCTAGGTTTATGGATTGGGCTGGGTTGATAGCTTGGGAATGGTCTGCGGCTTGGATTGTGGCTTGGGTTGTGGCTGTAGCTGGAGATAAATTACTAAAATCTTTTAGCAAGTTTGATGCTTGTCTGATTTTGGCTGTCACTTCTGGTGTAGGGTTAGGTTTAGAATGGCTATTACGCTAG